In Helianthus annuus cultivar XRQ/B chromosome 9, HanXRQr2.0-SUNRISE, whole genome shotgun sequence, the following are encoded in one genomic region:
- the LOC110880232 gene encoding thioredoxin-like protein YLS8, with protein sequence MSYLLPHLHSGWAVDQAILAEEERLVVIRFGHDWDETCMQMDEVLASVAETIKNFAVIYLVDITEVPDFNTMYELYDPSTVMFFFRNKHIMIDLGTGNNNKINWAMKDKQEFIDIVETVYRGARKGRGLVIAPKDYSTKYRY encoded by the exons atgtcgTACTTGCTACCGCACTTGCACTCCGGCTGGGCCGTCGATCAAGCAATCCTCGCCGAGGAGGAGCGTCTCGTCGTCATCCGATTCGGTCATGATTGGGACGAAACTTGTATGCAG ATGGATGAAGTACTTGCTTCAGTTGCAGAGACCATAAAAAACTTTGCTGTTATATACTTGGTGGACATCACAGAAGTACCAGACTTCAACACAATGTATGAACTCTATGACCCGTCAACTGTAATGTTCTTTTTCAGGAACAAACATATCATGATTGATCTCGGTACTGGTAACAACAACAAGATCAACTGGGCCATGAAGGACAAACAAGAGTTCATAGACATTGTTGAAACTGTCTACCGTGGGGCCCGGAAGGGACGTGGGTTGGTAATTGCACCCAAAGATTACTCCACCAAGTACCGCTACTAA